In Littorina saxatilis isolate snail1 linkage group LG8, US_GU_Lsax_2.0, whole genome shotgun sequence, a single genomic region encodes these proteins:
- the LOC138972387 gene encoding uncharacterized protein, with product MYVTSEDLDDTDITDHKPSATTVRGSPNTHNGHPAAPPSLEADMYTTVDGEARFVPSSAASRSGGNEDIGFGSNGNKHVPQKDEYAVVDKPREQKGPASSANTNISSISSPAHTTEGNNEYTVVDRSSSPNKSTIVAAGLSDAATNNAGTDVYAQVNKSSKKVKVAEPKTAGAAYALVQTPKPATNPKTSEKLFSDKDVTQRSAAYEGEYHTLSHTRQGVPTHTGPSRS from the exons ATGTACGTCACAAGCGAAGACCTAGATGACACAGACATCACTGACCACAAGCCCTCCGCCACTACTGTGCGGGgttcccccaacacacacaacggACATCCTGCTGCGCCTCCCTCGCTTGAAGCTGATATGTACACAACGGTTGATGGTGAAGCAAGGTTCGTCCCCAGCAGCGCAGCATCCAGGTCTGGTGGAAATGAAGACATCGGCTTTGGTAGCAACGGGAACAAGCATGTGCCACAGAAAGATGAGTATGCAGTGGTGGACAAACCCAGAGAACAGAAAGGCCCTGCATCGTCAGCAAACACCAAtatctcctccatctcctccCCTGCTCATACGACTGAAGGCAACAACGAGTATACCGTTGTCGACAGAAGTTCATCTCCAAACAAATCCACGATTGTCGCTGCTGGCCTTTCCGATGCTGCCACTAACAATGCTGGTACTGACGTGTACGCTCAGGTCAACAAATCGTCGAAGAAGGTCAAGGTCGCTGAGCCGAAAACGGCAGGAGCTGCCTATGCGCTTGTGCAGACACCAAAGCCAGCCACCAACCCAAAAACTTCAGAAAAACTATTTTCTGATAAG GATGTAACACAGCGCAGTGCAGCATACGAGGGCGAGTACCACACTCTGAGTCACACCAGGCAGGGTGtccccacacacacaggacCAAGCCGATCTTGA